The proteins below come from a single Plantactinospora sp. KBS50 genomic window:
- a CDS encoding FtsX-like permease family protein codes for MAASPLVFGLGLLTYPLLFEHRQSGEAMDQASGIMLLIGVALSALGLLVSLRTALVILARSVAASRASVGLRLGFRRIEYESVGMARHLAGLCALVLVAALGAGVLRQTELSATPLAERLIVKVNGQDVPEDVRQRMADLPAQGHWVEQRSETSLPPMGTAPTTLRDIVRYQGVNLVVATCESLRRNTGQQLANCRDGSAYRIQSHTGMMSLPPGLDVTFHDTQKGRITIKVPEETIDLAAGDGLPQSMAILVTGDAAPVGLTDESFLFYQISSDVASVDRFVAHIASIAPAATLSVFGLDLPALEIYRVHRGVVGMGVLLAFLLGIGAFLISSVIRVVDRRRNVVSLVVVGAPRRTLRFVQAVQTLVPLTIALTAALAVGHLGGMLFSGSKAGNRAGTPEHFRPPGRWC; via the coding sequence GTGGCAGCCAGCCCCCTGGTCTTCGGGCTGGGGCTGCTCACCTACCCACTGTTGTTCGAGCACCGACAGTCGGGGGAAGCCATGGACCAAGCGAGCGGCATCATGCTGCTGATAGGTGTGGCGCTGTCGGCGCTTGGTCTGCTGGTCTCCCTGCGCACGGCCTTGGTGATCCTGGCCCGGAGCGTCGCTGCAAGCCGGGCATCAGTGGGCCTACGGCTTGGTTTCCGGCGGATCGAGTACGAGTCGGTGGGGATGGCGCGCCATCTTGCCGGGCTCTGTGCCCTTGTACTTGTGGCAGCGCTCGGCGCGGGCGTACTTCGTCAGACCGAACTCTCGGCGACTCCGCTGGCTGAGCGGCTGATTGTGAAGGTCAACGGCCAGGACGTTCCGGAGGACGTACGACAACGCATGGCGGATCTGCCGGCGCAGGGCCATTGGGTCGAGCAGCGGAGTGAAACATCGCTTCCTCCAATGGGCACGGCCCCAACGACGCTGAGAGACATCGTCCGTTATCAGGGAGTGAATCTCGTTGTCGCAACCTGCGAGTCGCTGCGACGCAACACTGGTCAACAGCTTGCCAACTGTCGAGACGGCAGCGCGTACCGGATCCAGTCACACACGGGAATGATGTCACTACCTCCGGGACTTGACGTGACATTCCACGATACCCAGAAGGGCCGCATAACGATCAAGGTTCCGGAAGAAACCATCGATCTCGCCGCAGGAGATGGACTGCCTCAATCGATGGCTATCCTCGTCACCGGCGACGCAGCGCCGGTCGGCCTCACCGACGAGAGCTTCCTCTTCTATCAGATATCATCCGACGTGGCTTCGGTCGACCGCTTCGTCGCCCACATCGCGTCTATTGCGCCCGCGGCGACCCTGAGCGTGTTCGGACTCGATCTGCCGGCACTGGAGATCTATCGCGTGCATCGAGGAGTCGTCGGGATGGGCGTCCTACTCGCCTTCTTGCTCGGTATCGGGGCTTTCCTGATCAGCTCGGTGATCCGCGTGGTGGATCGCCGCCGTAACGTCGTGTCCTTGGTCGTCGTCGGAGCCCCCCGACGAACGCTCAGATTCGTGCAGGCGGTGCAGACACTTGTCCCGCTAACTATTGCGTTGACGGCCGCCCTGGCAGTCGGTCATCTCGGGGGAATGCTCTTCTCCGGCTCCAAGGCAGGCAACAGGGCTGGTACACCGGAACACTTTCGGCCGCCTGGCCGATGGTGCTGA
- a CDS encoding NADH:flavin oxidoreductase/NADH oxidase gives MTSLFRPLDLREVTLPNRVAMSPMCQYSAGPDGLPTDWHRVHLGSRAVGGVGLVFTEATAVVPEGRITPQDTGLWSGAHVDAWRPIARFITEQGAVPAVQLAHAGFKASTYRPWAPERGGVPDDDGGWTPVAPGDQPFVPEYRTPVALDEAGIAEVVAAFAAAAGRAVDAGFAAVEIHAAHGYLLHEFLSPLSNKRTDAYGGDRAGRMRLALEVAQAVRAAVGAAVPVLARISATDWVDGGWTVDDSVVLAKELAAAGVDLIDCSSGGVAARADIPLGPGYQVPLSARVRRDAGVPTGTVGLITEPAQAEEIVATGQADLVLLGRELLRDPYWAQRAAVTLGAEPHWPDQYLRAH, from the coding sequence GTGACGTCGCTGTTCCGCCCGCTCGACCTGCGGGAGGTCACCCTGCCCAACCGGGTCGCCATGTCCCCGATGTGCCAGTACAGCGCCGGCCCCGACGGGCTGCCGACCGACTGGCACCGGGTGCACCTGGGCTCCCGCGCGGTCGGCGGGGTGGGGCTGGTCTTCACCGAGGCCACCGCCGTGGTCCCGGAGGGCAGGATCACCCCGCAGGACACCGGGCTGTGGTCCGGGGCACACGTGGACGCCTGGCGGCCGATCGCCCGGTTCATCACCGAGCAGGGCGCCGTACCGGCCGTGCAGCTGGCGCACGCGGGCTTCAAGGCCTCGACGTACCGGCCCTGGGCGCCGGAGCGCGGCGGCGTTCCGGACGACGACGGCGGCTGGACCCCGGTCGCCCCCGGGGACCAGCCCTTCGTGCCCGAGTACCGGACGCCGGTCGCGCTCGACGAGGCCGGCATCGCCGAGGTGGTCGCGGCCTTCGCCGCCGCGGCCGGCCGGGCCGTGGACGCCGGCTTCGCGGCCGTGGAGATCCACGCCGCACACGGCTACCTGCTGCACGAGTTCCTGTCGCCGCTGAGCAACAAGCGCACCGACGCGTACGGCGGGGACCGCGCCGGCCGGATGCGGCTGGCGCTGGAGGTGGCGCAGGCGGTCCGGGCGGCTGTCGGCGCCGCGGTGCCGGTGCTGGCCCGGATCTCCGCGACCGACTGGGTCGACGGCGGCTGGACCGTGGACGACAGCGTCGTGCTGGCCAAGGAGCTTGCCGCGGCCGGCGTCGACCTGATCGACTGCTCCTCCGGCGGCGTCGCGGCGCGGGCCGACATTCCGCTGGGACCGGGCTACCAGGTGCCGCTCTCGGCCCGGGTACGCCGGGACGCCGGCGTGCCGACCGGCACGGTCGGCCTGATCACCGAGCCGGCCCAGGCCGAGGAGATCGTCGCCACAGGCCAGGCCGACCTGGTGCTGCTGGGCCGCGAACTGCTCCGCGACCCGTACTGGGCGCAGCGGGCCGCCGTGACGCTGGGCGCCGAGCCGCACTGGCCGGACCAGTACCTGCGCGCCCACTGA
- the pcaF gene encoding 3-oxoadipyl-CoA thiolase has translation MTTAYLVSGVRTPIGRYGGALAGVRPDDLAAHVIRELVARHPGVDWAAVDDVILGCANQAGEDNRNVARMAALLAGLPENVPGSTVNRLCGSGLDALASAARAVAAGEADLVVAGGVESMTRAPLVMRKAGTAWSRTAEVFDTTIGWRLVNPAMKAGWGIDSMPETAENVAAEYGVDRASQDEFALRSQQRAAKAQAGGRLAEEIVPIEVPEGRRGTRLVAADEHPRETSLEKLAALPTPFRAGGTVTAGNSSGVNDGAVALLVASAAAVSRYGLTPLARVTGAAAAGVPPRIMGMGPVPATRKLLGRTGHEIADMDVIELNEAFAAQAVAVLRELGLPVDAEHVNPNGGAIALGHPLGASGARLALSAALELRNRDAARALATMCIGVGQGIALLLEAAD, from the coding sequence ATGACCACGGCGTACCTCGTCTCCGGTGTCCGTACCCCGATCGGCCGTTACGGTGGCGCGCTGGCCGGCGTCCGGCCCGACGACCTGGCCGCGCACGTCATCCGGGAACTGGTCGCCCGGCACCCGGGGGTGGACTGGGCGGCCGTGGACGACGTGATCCTCGGCTGCGCCAACCAGGCCGGCGAGGACAACCGCAACGTGGCCCGGATGGCCGCGCTGCTGGCCGGCCTGCCGGAGAACGTGCCCGGCAGCACCGTCAACCGGCTGTGCGGCTCGGGGCTGGACGCGCTGGCCTCCGCGGCCCGGGCCGTGGCGGCCGGCGAGGCCGACCTGGTGGTGGCCGGCGGGGTGGAGAGCATGACCCGCGCCCCGCTGGTGATGCGCAAGGCCGGTACGGCGTGGTCCCGGACCGCCGAGGTCTTCGACACCACGATCGGGTGGCGGCTGGTGAACCCGGCGATGAAGGCCGGCTGGGGGATCGACTCGATGCCCGAGACCGCCGAGAACGTGGCCGCCGAGTACGGCGTGGACCGCGCCAGCCAGGACGAGTTCGCGCTGCGCTCCCAGCAGCGGGCCGCGAAGGCGCAGGCCGGCGGCCGACTGGCCGAGGAGATCGTGCCGATCGAGGTGCCGGAGGGCCGCCGCGGTACCCGGCTGGTGGCGGCCGACGAGCATCCCCGGGAGACCTCCCTGGAGAAGCTGGCGGCGCTGCCCACGCCGTTCCGCGCGGGCGGCACGGTGACCGCCGGGAACTCCTCCGGGGTCAACGACGGCGCGGTGGCGCTGCTGGTGGCCAGCGCCGCCGCGGTGTCCCGGTACGGGCTCACCCCGCTGGCCCGGGTGACCGGCGCCGCGGCGGCCGGCGTGCCGCCGCGGATCATGGGGATGGGTCCGGTGCCCGCCACCCGCAAGCTGCTCGGGCGCACGGGCCACGAGATCGCGGACATGGACGTGATCGAGCTGAACGAGGCGTTCGCGGCGCAGGCCGTGGCGGTGCTGCGCGAGCTGGGTCTGCCGGTCGACGCCGAGCACGTCAACCCGAACGGCGGCGCCATCGCCCTGGGTCACCCGCTCGGCGCCAGCGGCGCCCGGCTGGCGCTGAGCGCCGCGCTGGAACTGCGCAACCGGGACGCGGCGCGGGCGCTGGCCACCATGTGCATCGGGGTCGGCCAGGGCATCGCGCTGCTGCTCGAAGCGGCGGACTGA
- the lepB gene encoding signal peptidase I gives MKRFVTVINATGRRTRPLLIGALVALAAGLGVLVPNFSTHVVGTPVMGPAINAGERVVVRDGSSVERGSVVVVQAWEDALFTVRVIGLAGDVVACCGDNNTLSINGKPVSEPYAHGATDAFGDFTVTVPPGRIFVLGDSRDVSVDSRSHIENDGGTLPLDQVRGPAVAVATPAWRARLLTGSSDVPLLILGITLSAGGMIALIVAGWPYARRLAAVVRRLRLGAAKGD, from the coding sequence ATGAAGAGGTTCGTGACGGTTATCAACGCCACTGGGCGCCGGACGCGCCCTCTGTTGATCGGGGCACTGGTCGCTTTGGCGGCTGGCCTGGGTGTGCTGGTGCCCAACTTCAGCACCCACGTGGTGGGAACACCGGTGATGGGGCCGGCGATCAACGCGGGTGAACGGGTAGTGGTCCGGGATGGGTCTTCGGTCGAGCGCGGATCGGTTGTGGTTGTACAGGCGTGGGAAGATGCGCTTTTCACGGTACGTGTGATCGGCTTGGCTGGCGATGTGGTCGCCTGTTGCGGTGACAACAACACGTTGTCAATCAACGGGAAACCTGTGTCGGAGCCATACGCGCACGGCGCGACGGATGCCTTCGGCGACTTCACCGTCACAGTCCCACCAGGCCGGATCTTCGTGCTGGGCGACTCCCGCGACGTATCTGTCGACTCCCGCTCTCATATCGAGAACGATGGTGGCACCCTTCCGCTCGATCAAGTGCGTGGTCCGGCGGTGGCGGTTGCCACGCCTGCGTGGCGCGCTCGGCTACTGACCGGTTCCTCAGATGTTCCTCTCCTGATTCTGGGCATCACCCTCTCCGCCGGGGGCATGATCGCATTGATCGTGGCGGGCTGGCCATATGCGAGAAGGTTGGCTGCCGTGGTTAGGCGTCTACGGTTGGGTGCCGCGAAGGGTGACTGA
- a CDS encoding DUF456 domain-containing protein — MDLTDTNGLVTLIAGLAIVLGLVSMVLPGLPALPVCWAGVLVWAIFSDAGPGRWLVLAVATVLALGGTVVKYLLPGRNLKRSGVPTLSLFWGAVLGIVGFFVIPVVGLIIGFIAGVFLAELVRLGDVGRAWPSTWYAVKATGLAVMIELCAGLAIAAVWMLGLFVA; from the coding sequence GTGGATCTGACCGACACCAATGGCCTCGTGACGCTGATCGCCGGGCTGGCCATCGTCCTCGGGCTCGTCTCGATGGTGCTGCCCGGGCTGCCGGCGCTGCCGGTCTGCTGGGCCGGGGTGCTGGTCTGGGCGATCTTCAGCGACGCCGGTCCGGGCCGCTGGCTGGTGTTGGCCGTGGCCACGGTGCTGGCCCTGGGCGGAACCGTGGTGAAGTACCTGCTGCCCGGGCGCAACCTGAAGCGCAGCGGAGTACCCACCCTCTCCCTGTTCTGGGGCGCGGTGCTCGGGATCGTCGGCTTCTTCGTCATCCCCGTGGTCGGTCTGATCATCGGCTTCATCGCCGGGGTCTTCCTGGCCGAACTGGTCCGGCTGGGCGACGTCGGGCGGGCCTGGCCGTCGACCTGGTACGCCGTCAAGGCGACCGGCCTGGCCGTGATGATCGAACTGTGCGCCGGGCTGGCCATCGCCGCCGTCTGGATGCTCGGACTCTTCGTGGCCTGA
- a CDS encoding FtsX-like permease family protein, whose protein sequence is MTKDLRLALRLVRGGGAAGYLRLGLMTIGFGLGAVVVLLLTTLPAVLGERGRVTAARQPISADAEYSFRSNFNFGSWHGTRFTRVLIADAGPSAPRPPGVVALPRPGEVVLSPAAAQLVRKDGTFAELVPGRQIGRIDESGLLGPDELYAYVGVTAAEMPGGSPSRGWGGLVTDEEMRAQFSDIPLQLLLIVSAPAVFYFAVCSRLSAASRRRRYAALRLVGMSRRRVLRLASLESAVAGLVGGGLGLACYAVLNRVIGPSNALGFTWYPNASAFSLPTGVMVVLVFALMSGVVGGLSSGRALFRPVEARFDAADRPPRWWQPAPWSSGWGCSPTHCCSSTDSRGKPWTKRAASCC, encoded by the coding sequence ATGACAAAGGATCTGCGCCTTGCGTTGCGTCTGGTCCGCGGCGGCGGCGCAGCAGGCTACCTCCGGCTGGGCCTCATGACGATCGGGTTCGGTCTGGGTGCTGTCGTGGTGTTGCTCCTGACTACCTTGCCTGCCGTGCTCGGTGAGCGTGGCCGCGTGACCGCGGCCAGACAGCCAATCTCGGCGGATGCGGAGTACTCGTTCAGGTCAAACTTCAACTTTGGCTCGTGGCACGGGACGCGCTTTACCCGGGTCCTGATCGCCGACGCTGGGCCGAGCGCGCCCCGTCCTCCCGGCGTGGTGGCCCTGCCCCGTCCGGGGGAAGTCGTGCTCTCGCCCGCTGCGGCGCAGCTTGTCCGTAAGGACGGTACCTTTGCCGAACTCGTTCCCGGCCGGCAGATAGGACGTATCGACGAGTCCGGGCTTCTTGGCCCGGACGAACTTTATGCGTATGTGGGTGTCACTGCGGCGGAGATGCCCGGCGGCTCCCCAAGCCGGGGTTGGGGTGGGTTGGTTACCGACGAGGAGATGCGCGCTCAGTTCTCTGACATACCACTCCAACTACTGCTCATCGTGTCCGCGCCGGCGGTGTTCTACTTTGCCGTATGCTCCCGGCTGTCGGCCGCGAGTCGACGTCGGCGATACGCCGCACTGCGCTTGGTGGGTATGAGCCGGCGCAGAGTCCTGCGGCTTGCGTCACTTGAGTCGGCGGTCGCAGGTTTGGTCGGCGGCGGACTGGGACTGGCCTGCTATGCAGTGCTCAACCGCGTCATCGGACCTTCGAACGCCCTCGGCTTTACGTGGTATCCGAACGCCTCCGCGTTTTCCCTCCCGACTGGCGTCATGGTGGTGCTGGTATTCGCTCTCATGTCCGGTGTGGTGGGTGGGCTGAGCAGCGGACGTGCGCTGTTCCGGCCAGTCGAGGCGCGCTTCGACGCGGCCGACCGCCCTCCCCGCTGGTGGCAGCCAGCCCCCTGGTCTTCGGGCTGGGGCTGCTCACCTACCCACTGTTGTTCGAGCACCGACAGTCGGGGGAAGCCATGGACCAAGCGAGCGGCATCATGCTGCTGA